From a single Anaerolineaceae bacterium oral taxon 439 genomic region:
- a CDS encoding lantibiotic ABC transporter, with the protein MSYSARMQKNHLFSVYLAPRGNPRMADVGNQIAQLYMSPFDSLIGFVGESGSGKSVLIRGMFPGLEMTNDDEGVNVRPLPLLQLHDQSFFSAHTYHIDIRFESAFTQMTDIVQAINDATAMGKRVIVEHFDLLYPAIKRNAHLLVGVGEEIIITRPTMFGPDPRDLQKIVSKSVIYRRMAHTAEDLCEFCLLGYGIGSFEHSDVRHGFILSYMDKRAINILDLEHQVNEMIKKDIPISYLDRTHILIGDQRHYCTGPRMHVRTTGEIVNFRLHPEILVDEMTGRNMLVGLVGTPPSYAIGDINQIFV; encoded by the coding sequence ATGAGCTATTCAGCTCGAATGCAGAAAAATCACCTGTTCAGCGTTTACCTCGCGCCGCGCGGGAACCCGCGCATGGCCGACGTCGGCAACCAGATCGCCCAGCTGTACATGAGCCCGTTCGACTCGCTGATCGGGTTCGTCGGCGAATCCGGATCCGGGAAAAGCGTCCTGATCCGCGGGATGTTCCCTGGATTGGAGATGACGAACGACGACGAAGGCGTAAACGTCCGCCCCCTGCCCCTGCTTCAGCTCCACGATCAGAGCTTTTTCTCCGCGCATACCTATCATATCGATATCCGCTTCGAATCGGCGTTTACCCAAATGACCGATATCGTGCAGGCGATCAACGACGCGACCGCGATGGGGAAACGGGTCATCGTTGAGCATTTCGACCTTCTTTACCCGGCAATCAAGCGCAACGCGCATCTTCTCGTCGGCGTCGGCGAAGAAATTATTATCACGCGCCCGACCATGTTCGGGCCGGACCCGCGCGACCTCCAGAAAATCGTCTCCAAGTCGGTCATCTACCGGCGCATGGCCCATACCGCCGAAGACCTTTGCGAATTCTGCCTCCTCGGTTACGGGATCGGGTCGTTCGAGCATTCCGACGTCCGTCACGGCTTTATCCTCAGCTACATGGACAAACGCGCGATCAATATCCTCGATCTGGAACATCAGGTCAACGAGATGATCAAAAAGGACATCCCGATCTCCTATCTCGACCGGACGCATATCCTGATCGGAGACCAACGCCACTACTGCACCGGACCGCGCATGCACGTCCGCACGACCGGCGAAATCGTCAATTTCCGCCTCCATCCGGAAATCCTCGTCGACGAAATGACCGGCCGGAACATGCTCGTCGGGCTGGTCGGGACGCCGCCGTCCTACGCGATCGGCGATATTAACCAGATTTTCGTCTGA
- a CDS encoding acyl-CoA synthetase, with the protein MKRKLTEMADVIRSKNSGPYELTLDVLFKTADDFETARKYRLLSPEKICELYKIAPEKIIGIVEFPPAKAIKVTIQRPTCSGDTGETDVYGAQQHAPLLSIELDTDSPQPA; encoded by the coding sequence ATGAAACGAAAACTTACCGAAATGGCGGACGTTATCCGCTCGAAAAACTCCGGTCCATACGAGCTGACGCTCGACGTCCTTTTCAAAACTGCGGACGATTTCGAAACGGCGCGGAAGTATCGCCTCCTCTCGCCGGAAAAAATCTGCGAACTGTATAAAATCGCGCCGGAAAAAATAATCGGGATCGTCGAATTCCCGCCGGCGAAAGCGATAAAGGTCACGATCCAGCGGCCGACCTGTTCCGGGGATACAGGCGAAACCGACGTCTACGGGGCTCAGCAGCACGCCCCGCTCCTCAGTATCGAACTCGATACTGATTCGCCGCAGCCCGCCTGA
- a CDS encoding 3-methylaspartate ammonia-lyase, with translation MKPEFKILSATAILGYGFPIASFEAGIAKGPDLIAADAGSTDPGPYYLGSGISFTDRQAVKRDLRIMIKAGVERKIPVVVGTAGGSGAEPHLAWCFEIIREIAREEALNFRIAVIHAEFEKSFVADALKKGKIRPLDRAPELTEERVLNSEHIVGQMGVEPYIRAFEEIPDVVLAGRSYDPSVFAALPIRDGFDRALALHLGKILECAAICASPGSGSDCMFGKLTNDWFELEALNPVRKCTTVSVAAHTLYEKTNPYILPGPGGHLDLRDCSFTDQGSGRIRVSGSKFIADKPYTIKLEGAQSVGFRTVSIAGTRDPIMIREIDRTIAAVRANVADIYKDQPWDYRLNFTVYGKDGVMGPLEPTPGTESAHELGIIIEAVAESQERADAVCATARSTMLHYGYPGRIATAGNLAFPFSPSDFHAGKVYEFSVYHLLEVEDPAAPFRIDVYEL, from the coding sequence ATGAAACCCGAATTTAAAATCCTGTCCGCGACCGCGATTCTCGGTTACGGCTTTCCGATCGCCTCCTTCGAAGCCGGGATCGCGAAAGGACCCGACCTGATCGCGGCGGACGCCGGTTCGACCGACCCGGGGCCGTACTATCTCGGGTCCGGAATCTCGTTTACAGACCGCCAGGCGGTCAAACGCGACTTAAGAATCATGATCAAAGCCGGCGTCGAACGGAAAATCCCGGTCGTCGTCGGAACCGCCGGCGGAAGCGGCGCAGAGCCGCATCTGGCATGGTGTTTCGAGATTATCCGCGAAATCGCGCGCGAAGAAGCGCTGAATTTCAGAATCGCGGTTATCCACGCTGAATTTGAAAAAAGCTTTGTCGCCGACGCGCTCAAAAAAGGAAAAATCCGGCCGCTTGACCGCGCGCCGGAGCTGACCGAAGAACGCGTCCTCAACTCGGAACATATCGTCGGCCAGATGGGCGTCGAGCCGTATATCCGCGCCTTTGAAGAGATTCCGGACGTTGTCCTCGCCGGCCGTTCCTACGATCCGAGCGTCTTCGCCGCGCTGCCGATCCGCGACGGCTTCGACCGCGCCCTCGCGCTGCATCTGGGGAAAATCCTTGAGTGCGCCGCGATCTGCGCCTCGCCGGGAAGCGGGTCGGACTGCATGTTCGGGAAGCTGACGAACGATTGGTTCGAGCTCGAAGCGCTGAACCCGGTCCGGAAATGCACGACGGTATCCGTCGCGGCGCATACGCTCTACGAAAAAACCAACCCGTATATTCTCCCCGGGCCCGGCGGTCATCTTGACTTACGAGACTGTTCCTTCACCGATCAGGGCAGCGGAAGAATCCGCGTCTCCGGATCGAAGTTCATCGCTGACAAGCCCTACACGATCAAGCTCGAAGGCGCGCAGTCCGTCGGCTTCCGAACCGTCTCGATCGCCGGGACGCGCGACCCGATCATGATCCGCGAAATCGACCGGACGATCGCCGCCGTCCGCGCCAACGTCGCCGATATCTATAAAGATCAGCCCTGGGACTATCGGCTGAATTTTACCGTTTACGGAAAAGACGGCGTCATGGGGCCGCTCGAACCCACCCCCGGAACCGAATCGGCGCATGAACTGGGGATCATTATTGAAGCCGTCGCCGAATCGCAGGAACGCGCCGACGCCGTCTGCGCGACCGCGCGATCAACCATGCTCCATTACGGCTACCCGGGACGGATCGCGACCGCCGGGAATCTCGCGTTCCCGTTCTCGCCGAGCGATTTTCACGCGGGAAAGGTCTATGAATTCAGCGTGTATCACCTGCTGGAAGTCGAAGACCCGGCCGCGCCGTTCCGGATCGACGTCTACGAACTATAA
- a CDS encoding methylaspartate ammonia-lyase, with the protein MKIQRTFLSPGRTGFYFDDQKAIKQGAAHDGMSYAGAPVTPGFERIRIPGEAISVQFLLADGQIAYGDCAAVQYSGAGGRDPVFLARTFLPLIEREVLPRIEGRDWTSFDAAMREIEAIRVDGKPLHTAIRYGLSQAVLDAIAKSNHELMCETLAREYGTTVSDRPIPIFAQSGDERDLNADKMILKSADVLPHALINNVKEKLGEKGEILAAYVRRLSNRIRELRVSPSYNPVLHIDVYGTIGEIFPKNDWAAISGYLASLAELAAPFRLRIEGPVDYGAHDAQRDALTALTAALDERGIPVELVADEWCNTLEDVREFADAKAGHMIQIKTPDLGSMHNSAEAVLYCREKGVGAYLGGSCNETDRSAQITAHVAMATSPAQMLAKPGMGFDEGFMIVYNEMQRILAYRAARK; encoded by the coding sequence ATGAAAATTCAACGTACTTTTTTATCGCCGGGACGGACCGGATTCTACTTCGACGACCAGAAAGCGATCAAACAAGGCGCGGCGCATGACGGAATGAGCTACGCCGGCGCGCCGGTCACGCCCGGATTCGAACGCATCCGCATCCCCGGCGAAGCGATCAGCGTCCAATTCCTCCTCGCCGACGGACAAATCGCATATGGCGACTGCGCCGCGGTTCAATACTCCGGCGCAGGAGGGCGCGACCCGGTTTTCCTCGCCAGAACGTTCCTCCCGCTCATCGAACGCGAAGTCCTGCCCAGAATCGAAGGGCGCGACTGGACCTCGTTCGACGCCGCGATGCGCGAAATAGAAGCAATCCGCGTTGACGGGAAGCCGCTCCATACCGCGATCCGTTACGGCCTGAGCCAGGCGGTCCTCGACGCGATCGCGAAATCCAACCATGAGCTGATGTGCGAAACGTTAGCGCGGGAATACGGGACGACCGTCTCCGACAGGCCGATCCCCATCTTCGCGCAGTCCGGCGACGAACGCGACCTCAACGCAGACAAAATGATCCTGAAGTCGGCGGACGTCCTGCCGCATGCGCTGATCAACAACGTTAAAGAAAAACTGGGCGAAAAAGGCGAAATTCTCGCCGCCTACGTCCGGCGGCTCTCGAACCGGATCCGTGAGCTCCGCGTCTCGCCGTCCTATAACCCTGTCCTTCATATCGACGTTTACGGGACGATCGGCGAAATCTTCCCGAAAAACGACTGGGCGGCGATCAGCGGCTACCTCGCCTCCCTCGCGGAACTCGCCGCTCCGTTCAGGCTCCGGATCGAAGGACCGGTCGATTACGGCGCGCATGACGCCCAGCGCGACGCGCTGACCGCGCTCACCGCAGCGCTCGACGAACGCGGTATCCCGGTCGAACTCGTCGCCGACGAATGGTGCAACACGCTGGAAGACGTCCGCGAATTCGCCGACGCCAAAGCCGGCCACATGATCCAGATTAAGACCCCCGATCTCGGTTCCATGCATAATTCCGCCGAGGCCGTCCTGTACTGCCGCGAAAAAGGCGTCGGCGCGTATCTGGGAGGAAGCTGCAACGAGACCGATCGTTCCGCTCAGATTACGGCCCACGTCGCCATGGCGACCTCCCCGGCGCAGATGCTCGCCAAACCGGGGATGGGATTTGACGAAGGCTTCATGATCGTTTATAACGAAATGCAGCGGATCCTCGCTTACCGCGCCGCCCGGAAATAG
- a CDS encoding methylaspartate mutase subunit E, producing the protein MPETTPSHQLSDNRLPLDPFMVERREVLSGWKTGADVDLDDAFEYHQQLPESKKFPEKLKLADDQHITLIQPRAGVPLIAEHIKLLTYLQNEGEADLLPTTIDSYTRQNRYREAENGIQESLSSGRAMLNGYPAVNHGVETNRQIVELLDIPVQIRHGTPDARLLAEICYASGFTSFEGGGISYNIPYAKSVSLEKTIRDWQYVDRLTGLYQEAGIKINREPYGPLTGTLVPPCISHSVAILESLLAAEQGVRNLTVGYGQCGNLVQDVAAMIVLRELTKEYMEKFGYADAEITTVLHQWMGGFPQDEAKAYAVICWGSAVAALSKATKVIVKTPQEAIGVPTMEANAAGLRATKQMITMLRDQMPDRASLSEEQALIEEETRCIVDKVIEIGEGSIAAGVVRAFQAGFLDIPFAPSKYNAGKLLPARDNRGAVRIFHPGALPLTPALLDFHKQKINERAAYEKRQASFQMVIDDVYAISKGRLVGRPR; encoded by the coding sequence ATGCCTGAGACAACCCCTTCTCATCAGCTGTCGGATAACCGGCTGCCATTAGATCCGTTCATGGTCGAACGGCGCGAAGTCCTGAGCGGCTGGAAAACCGGCGCCGACGTCGATCTCGACGACGCCTTCGAATATCATCAGCAGCTTCCTGAATCGAAAAAATTTCCGGAAAAGCTGAAACTCGCCGACGATCAGCATATCACCTTAATCCAGCCGCGCGCCGGCGTCCCACTCATCGCCGAACATATCAAGCTTCTGACCTATTTGCAGAACGAAGGCGAAGCCGACCTGCTTCCGACGACGATCGACAGCTACACCCGCCAAAACCGCTACCGCGAAGCGGAAAACGGGATCCAGGAATCGCTGAGCTCCGGGCGCGCAATGCTGAACGGATATCCCGCCGTCAATCACGGCGTCGAAACCAACCGCCAAATCGTCGAGCTCCTCGATATCCCGGTCCAGATCCGTCACGGGACCCCCGACGCACGGCTGCTGGCGGAAATCTGCTACGCCTCCGGGTTCACGTCTTTCGAAGGCGGCGGAATTTCCTATAATATCCCCTACGCGAAAAGCGTATCTCTCGAAAAAACGATCCGCGACTGGCAGTACGTCGATCGTCTCACCGGGCTGTATCAGGAAGCGGGCATCAAGATCAATCGCGAGCCCTACGGACCGCTGACCGGAACGCTCGTTCCCCCCTGCATCTCGCATTCCGTCGCGATCCTCGAATCGCTCCTCGCCGCCGAACAGGGCGTCCGGAATCTGACCGTCGGCTATGGGCAATGCGGGAACCTGGTTCAGGATGTCGCGGCGATGATCGTGCTTCGCGAACTGACGAAAGAGTACATGGAAAAATTCGGCTACGCCGACGCGGAAATTACCACCGTGCTGCATCAATGGATGGGCGGCTTCCCGCAGGACGAAGCCAAAGCTTACGCCGTTATCTGCTGGGGGTCAGCCGTCGCCGCCCTCTCGAAAGCAACCAAGGTCATCGTCAAAACGCCGCAGGAAGCGATCGGCGTTCCCACGATGGAAGCCAACGCCGCCGGCCTGCGCGCTACTAAACAGATGATCACCATGCTGCGCGACCAGATGCCCGACAGGGCGTCGCTCAGCGAGGAGCAGGCGCTGATCGAGGAAGAAACCCGCTGCATCGTCGATAAAGTCATCGAGATCGGAGAAGGCAGCATCGCCGCCGGCGTCGTCCGCGCGTTCCAGGCCGGATTCCTCGATATCCCGTTCGCACCCAGCAAGTATAACGCCGGGAAGCTTCTTCCCGCGCGCGATAACCGCGGCGCGGTCCGGATCTTCCATCCCGGCGCGCTCCCGCTGACGCCCGCACTTCTCGATTTCCATAAACAGAAAATCAACGAACGCGCGGCCTATGAAAAACGTCAGGCGTCATTCCAGATGGTCATTGACGACGTCTACGCGATCAGCAAGGGCCGCCTCGTCGGTCGTCCGCGCTGA
- a CDS encoding MutL protein, translated as MRDATLLIDFGSTYTKLVAVDEAAEEILGTAQSPTTVETDISEGLRSARALLERTAGPLAFPTIRACSSAAGGLRIIVSGLVLELTAKAARLAALGGGGKILKVFAGKLTGSDIDFILNSRPDLFLLTGGTDGGDEKCILTNAERLARSGIDCPILIAGNRNAADECCKILSAAGKPAMITPNVLPRLDQLNIRPVQDQIRKTFLSQIIHAKGLSRMETIMGEITMPTPVSVLKALTLLSKGVNQNPGLGPLMAVDLGGATTDVYSIADGAPENSNTYLKGLIDPYEKRSVEGDIGMRISIHGILEAAGAERIARIADTSVDEVNAWADKVQANHGLLPRNEREARLDHAFACAAVQAATIRHAGTIEESYTPAGQIFIQEGKDLRSIETVVLIGGALIHAAAPREIAAFASYSKEFPSSLRPNRVDVLLDKKYILSAMGVLSEINPESALSIMKKEIIHA; from the coding sequence ATGAGAGACGCGACGCTGTTAATTGACTTTGGGAGCACCTATACAAAGCTTGTCGCGGTCGACGAAGCCGCGGAAGAAATCCTGGGCACGGCGCAAAGTCCGACGACCGTCGAAACCGATATCAGCGAAGGGCTCCGCAGCGCGCGCGCCCTCCTTGAACGGACGGCCGGCCCGCTCGCCTTTCCGACAATCCGCGCCTGTTCGAGCGCAGCGGGCGGGCTTCGGATTATCGTCTCAGGGCTCGTTCTCGAGCTGACCGCGAAAGCGGCGCGCTTAGCCGCGTTGGGCGGCGGCGGAAAAATCCTGAAGGTCTTCGCCGGAAAATTAACCGGCAGCGATATCGATTTTATCCTCAACTCACGCCCGGACCTGTTCCTGCTGACAGGCGGGACCGACGGGGGCGATGAAAAATGCATTCTGACCAACGCTGAACGTCTGGCACGATCCGGGATCGACTGTCCGATCCTGATCGCCGGGAACCGGAACGCGGCGGACGAATGCTGTAAAATCCTGAGCGCGGCCGGGAAACCGGCGATGATAACGCCGAACGTCCTCCCCAGGCTCGACCAGCTGAATATCCGGCCGGTTCAGGATCAGATCCGGAAAACCTTCCTCTCGCAAATTATTCACGCCAAAGGGCTGAGCCGAATGGAAACCATCATGGGAGAAATTACCATGCCGACGCCGGTATCCGTCCTGAAAGCGCTGACGCTCCTGTCAAAGGGCGTCAATCAAAACCCCGGCCTCGGCCCGCTCATGGCGGTCGATCTGGGCGGAGCGACGACCGACGTTTACTCGATCGCGGACGGCGCTCCCGAGAACTCGAATACATACCTGAAGGGCCTGATCGATCCATATGAAAAGCGATCTGTCGAAGGCGATATCGGCATGAGGATCAGTATCCATGGCATCCTCGAAGCCGCCGGCGCGGAGCGGATCGCGCGGATCGCGGATACCAGCGTCGACGAAGTCAACGCCTGGGCGGACAAGGTTCAGGCCAATCACGGACTCCTCCCACGGAACGAACGGGAAGCCCGCCTGGATCACGCGTTCGCCTGCGCGGCGGTTCAGGCGGCGACGATCCGCCACGCAGGAACGATCGAAGAATCGTACACGCCGGCAGGACAAATCTTTATTCAGGAAGGAAAAGACCTTCGCTCAATCGAAACCGTCGTCCTGATCGGCGGCGCGCTGATCCATGCCGCCGCGCCGCGGGAAATCGCCGCCTTCGCTTCCTATTCGAAGGAATTCCCCAGCTCGCTCCGGCCGAACCGGGTCGACGTCCTGTTGGATAAAAAATATATTCTCTCCGCGATGGGCGTCCTATCCGAAATCAATCCCGAATCAGCGCTCTCCATCATGAAAAAGGAAATCATCCATGCCTGA